The window TTGTATAAAAGCCCATAAGTGTCACCACCACTTTAAAAGGAGTGACATATAACACTATTGAAGCAATCAAACAGAATATAAGAAAAAGAGCAGTAGCTCTTGGATCTTTCCAACTTAACAAGTTATAGAATCTCTCCCCTTGATTAGCTAAATCTCCTGCAACAGCTTGCATTCTTGATCCAATGCTTCTTAACCTATCATACCTCATTCTAACAACATCGATGTTTCGAGACGTTGGGAACGTGTCAAATTCCTCATCCAATTCATCCCAAGGAACTATTTCAGCTTGTGACAACTTGATATCCATGTGTGGTGGATTTTTTGGCCTCATTCTATAATTCCATGTCCCGATCAAGAAAAGAAGGACGAAGATCGCGCTTAAAATCAGCCTCGGGAAGCACACGAATTGAATGAATATGATGTGCACTAGCACTGTTGCAAAAGGGTTCTTCCAAGTGCAAATCCCATTGAACCATTTGCAAATAGCAATCAAGCCTGTTAATATCCCAGCTATTCGAACATAGTTAGCTTTGCTTCTTCTTATACTCCACATGTTTGAGCCAACATCTAGCATGTATTCCACCACCTCTCTTCTCAATGGTGGCTCAGCGCGACTTAGCCTCGTGGCAACAATTTGAGTAGCCTGGTGCCTTAGATTGTCAATTTGGTAATAAGTCAGTGGGTGAAGGTAATGTAGAGTTGGTAATAAGGGTTGGGAATACATAGCCAACATGTTGAGTAAAGATGAACAAGAAAACCTCACAGCCAATTGAATTTCTCCCATCTTTTTCACCCCTGCTGGTGTCAACACTATGAGAGGATATGAATGAGTGTAAACTCTATCAGTCTCAAGTGTGGAGAGTCTAATCCTTACCTTCCCAATTTTTGAATCACTGACTTTGTCATTGTTATCTGCACCTTGCAAATGACAATTATCAAACACTCCAATTGTGATCACTGTACAAGGATCAAATACCTCCCAAGTGTATTGTTCATTCCATTTTGGATTGAAACTGTTGAGGATTGTCCTTGTCCTAATCCATTTTTGACCATATTTTGCCACACAATAAGCATCTGTTATTCCGCGGCCATCTCTATTCTTCATCGGGGATAAACCTTGAGCATTCAAGATTCCAAGTTCTAGAACCCCAATGCTCGGTTTCCACAACTCCTTGGATGTTGCCTTGAGATCACTACTGTAATGTGTTAATTCATCAAGAACATGATATCCACCATCAAAAGATAGCCTCAAGTGAACCTTGCTGTTTAGTTTGGCAACTTTCTTGTTACCATCTTGAGACACAACATCTTTCTCAAGACTATACCACTTACTAATTGGAGTACTAAAATCTATCCTTTTTTCAACATCTTGTAAAGGGATGACACACTTCCCTAGCAATTCATCCTTGTTTGGTGCCACCTTATCCTCCACACTTAAAACCAACTGATCCTCAAAAGGTTCTGCAGCTACAAACATCAAATCCTCATTCCATGTTGGGCAAACATTCTTACTCAAAGAAATCTTAGTCCTTAAAGCAACATTTCCTAGTGTAATCCTCGCGTAAATCTCCGGCTGCTGCCTGTTATTGTTGGCTAGCTGCAATTCTTGAGCTTCTATCACATTGACTCTCATATACCATAGTCTAGGTGATAAATAAACCTTAGATTTTATATTTGCAACACCATCACCATTTACGGCTGTAGCATCTAAATGCAAAGCTTCTGGAAATGCTTCATCAGCTTGTGTCCCTATCCAAACAGCCAACATTAATTCCCCTTTCACTTTTTTACCTTTACTGTTCTCCAACCAGTACCATTGAGGAGCCAAAGGACTATCCGGGGGTACCCTTTTTGGCACCTCATTTACCTCAAAAACTACTCTTCCAATCAAACCATCATCACTGCCACTAATTCTTGATTTATCCCTCAAGCAAACTTGAAGAATTCTTGATTGAATCCGGTCCTTCAACACGACGAGAACTTGGTTCCAATCAGGACTAGACCTGTCTTCAAAGTGCAAAGTTAGACCTTTTAAGTTCCCAAGTTGCACTTCAGCAAAAGGTTGAGGATTGCTATTGCCATCTTTTTGTAAAGGTAGCTCTTTGGCTTTCACTACCCTTATGAACAAGTAATGCATTTGCTCAACAAGATCAAATGCTGTGCCCAGTCTGTCATTTGCAGTAACTCTTCCACCACCAAGAATTGGAGTAGTCTCCTTTAGATTGAAATCTTCATTTTCTGGTGGACAAAAGTGGTGATTTATTTGACTCCTGTTCTGGTTTTGGTTTTTGCCTGGATTTTGGTTCTTGTTCTGGTGTTGGCCTGGATTTTGGTTAGACATACTAGCAAGAACACAGCTTGAATTGAAACAATGTGAATGAAGTTTGAAAAAAGACTTCACTATATTTCCTTAAAGAATGCAACCATCAGTTTATTTGAAAAGCCTCCGTATAAATAAAGATGGATTTATTGTATCTCCTAAGATTTTGGTAACTGATACAAATGCCAGCAATCACTTTCTTTTTTCGAAAATATTTGAAAACGGGAAGAAACTTAAATTGGATTTTAAACGttagatttaattattttattaaggaTGGATTTTGGTTCAATAATAAGTAACTCATACTGCATGTTTAGCTATAACAacataagtaaaataaataaaaatagaagcCAGAAAAATACGGAAGAAATACTTTGTACTCCATTAATTATTAGAGAGGAGTTGAAGgcattaaattttatatttatttatatttataattgTATCCAATATTTTTGGCGTGTATATTTGGTAACAAAGTAGTACTACTTTGATCAGTATTTTGAGAAGTTGAATTACCTAACAAATgagaataaataatttatttagtatttttttattcGATACGAAATAACATAGCGGAGATTTTCACTCAAGAAAATATAATAAGAAGACGAACAGATGCTTCATTTAAGTGAAAACTGAGCTTGCTTTTTCAGATGATTGTCCTCATTGCTCAGTCCTCGAGTTGAGATTACGgttaaatcaaattaaaattgaagaaatttatCTACCTTAAATGTATTGAAAGTGAATTTATTGTCCTCTTTATATACCAACGTTAAAGTTGTTAATTTCGACAACAAATTAATTAGACTAAAAATTCATCAATTCTATTTAACCGTTCAAatgtttcttctttgttttttttcaaagaacaaataaataatttgtaATTTAGGTAAAATAGGAACCATGTATTATGTAATCTTGTTGGAGATTAAATGGCTACATGCATACATTTCTTTCTGTTGACGAAGAATTTTGCTAATGGAGGTCAGCACGGTATCGAGATTGGGCTTGTTTACCTATCATGTAGAGTTTTGGACTTTTTCACTTTTGGCctgcataaaaaattatttatttttggtagccaaaaaattgtataatttttgtatacaacatacaaaacgtatatatatatatacacacatacaaaattatacaaaaaatatacatttttatactattattttgagagcggttgTACAGTGTCATTTTCCTTGAAGTTTTTGGAAGATCCGTGCAAGGAATTTTTACCTAATTTATACTACATTATAAacttatttattctttttaaagaGATTGTCACTTAATTACATTAGTATATACAATTTACCATTTATATAACTCCAATCTTACCTATTTTTTCTCCCTCTTCTTCCTTCCCCAATTTTGTATCACAACGTCTGAAATACTGTAAAAAATTCACTAGTTGgagaaattattgaaaaatattagtTGGTGAATTTTGGGCAGTTTCCGTCAGTTCAAATACTCAAACACCATGTCAAAAATTCATGATTGTGTTACATAATGCAATTGGAGCTTTTGAAATCGTGGAAAAATCGATATAGCGGAGAAGAATAAGATTGGTTAGTTATCTTGAAATAGTAAAAAAGAATAACACCTATTAAAAATCTCCATTAATAGCTATTAAAAAGCTTTAAAACTTTGAATTTAAAAATTAGATTTTGTGATTTATTATTTGTTTAGATCGGTTATTAtttcaaataattaagaaaatccTTTGGACTCaattttgagaaaatttgatAAATATTCGACGTGATTTTGGTTagaattttagattgaaactcgaagaataagacacacacacaaacatataTATATGTCGGGCATAGAaacgacatacaaaatatattcAACTAACATAATTGTGTAAGTTGTTTATAAATTACATGTAAATTGTAATTTTTGACCGAATTATGTGCCCAACAAATAATTTTCAACTTGTAGATAAGTTattggacttattcacagaacagtcgcctagatggcaaTGGATGTTCTAAAGTATTtagaagatataagttatgaaaatgataagtgcatcagtcaacattcgaggatgaatgttccaaaggggggaataatgttatgccccgcaatattacatcgatgttatgctctgcagtaatatattacgattgatgttacGTCTTGCAGtgttaagttacgacagtgttgtacccaacagtattatattacggtgatattacgcttcgcagtaataagttacgatagTATTgtacccagcagtattacattacggtgatgttacgctccgcagtaataagttacgacgatgttgcaccctgcagtattttacgttgaatttgtcgtaaggtaattaacatcattccaaggaaaatattatttggagattataaagattgtaagtgatgagtaaatttgtgaagatgagaggggaagtaagtcaaagaaaatgatatttttcgtccaagtttggcatattgggataaaatacgggtcgagcgttAATAACCGATATTTACGAACTattaccatacaaggtaccatatgaccatgatagtaggatatATAATGTGTAGtaaaaaaaataagtagaattttaagtaattttaaataattcttaattatgcgggtaattgattaattaccgggtagcgggatattaTCTAATGAAATTCATTGATTGGGAATGGATAAGCCCAACGTGTCAGCCACATATGAGCCACTAAGTGAATCTTAAGTCACTTTTCAAGGTTCCAATATTAAAGAGATAGCACCTTATATCATTTTTGGTTGCAAATGCTATTAAGTTTTGTGACTACAAAATGAAATTTTTTTGACCAAatgtgtatatattttgtaatttttttggtTACTTTATGTAAATAAAAAAACTTAAATAAATCggataaataagtttaaaatttccGTACATATACGAAAAAATCCCTTTACGCAAACGTCCCTTTTTAGGTTACTATTTTGATTTtgtctttattttaaaagttgtgtaaATACAACCCTTAAAAAATTTATCTCTTTCAGACAACATTATATTCGAGTCTAACGTTTGTTcgtataatttttaatttattcacAAACATTTGATTATAGTCTAATGTTTgcaataatttataaaatttaaaatcgTGGTCTTATGTTTCTCATAATTAGTTTGCTTAAAATTTTAGATTGTGGTCTTACATGATCGTGATTGACATGTAATGGGCAACCTAATAGTTGTAGCTCAGCCTATATTAGTTATAGGTATAGTCATTACGTACTATCAACAATATTAAGTAGAGTCGTCAATGTGGATTTGGCACGTTAGGCTGGCCCATCTTATCTTGTGATTTATTAGGATGAGCTAAGATTTGTGGAGTGCATCTAAGAACGAAGCCTTTTTAGCTCGACCCAAGTAAGCTCGTCGGCCATGAGACTTGAATGAGACTGGTCTAGGCCGGCTCGTGGAcacaataaaaaatatttaattactaTTATTAGTTCTTAAAATCTATTGATTTTTTAATACTTAACTAATTAatgttgtatataaattatagaTGTAGATGAAAATGAAGATGTTAAGATAACCTGTCACAGGCATATTAAGACATGCTTGATGTGTTGGTGTTAAATATGCTATAAGTGCcatttttttagtattttgttttgaattttaacttttaacaaataaaatattattgttCGTTTTGTATTTCATTATAATCTATTAAAAAAATCTCAAAGTTTTTTAGTTTTGCAAAAGCTTTCAGTCCAACACATATCTAAAACTTTTAGCTTTGATCATTTGACGCCAAGTGAAATGGCTCTTTGCTGAATAAAATTAAAGTTCCACTATAACCCAAGAAAGATCACATATTGGCCAAATGTCAATCCTCCTACTTTGAGAAAACATGTAAGATATTTTTTGACTtgtaaatattattattattattattattattttgcatGTTAGGTTAGagcttataatttttttataaatatgaacaatattttagAACATGATGGGGCCACCTTGAGGGGAGTCATGGCCCACGAAGGACTGGGCTAAACTAGGGAGTTTTTCCTATACATATCATAGTaacttattaatttattttctctaGGTTTTATAGTTTTCAAAAAGTATCTAAGTTTTTCTTAAAAATTGTATATATTCCTCCCTTAAAAATCTCTCATCACATTATTAatgcctttaattaagggattcaattatatcctttcttttttttcacacTTCTCCTCATTTCATGCTTCCTAATTTTTTCGATACGCATATctccttttctctctctcttcaatGGTTGCACGTCTTCAGCAAGAAGCTACTAACTTTGCTTCAGCTGTTTAATAGGATAATAGCTCATAACTTACAATTGCTCATCaccatatacaattatcatacatttgTGATACAATTTCTgcaacaattataatacaaatacaattatgatacaGTCGTGACACAATTATgatcttcctcatcttcttcaagtttcaatcacaacTCTAAACTCAAATTCTGAAACAATATTGTATTATAATCGTATTAGGTattattttaggtattgatatATCAGATACAAATCAAATACAACTTTGATACAATTGTGAtataattatgaaataaatatgATACAGTTATAATACAATCGTGATACAATTCAAAAACTTTTCTTATTCGAGTTTCAATAAGAAATTTCACCTAAAAACAACTCTAAACTTAACCAAtctccctcaaaattgagatataaacttcaaGTTATATTCTTAATCGTTTGCAAGACCACGATTTTGGGGTGGGTCTCTTACGGTGAAGGGATTTGGTAATTGCAAACAGAGGTGATGATTTTCGGGTGGGTCTCTTACGGTGAAGGGATTTGGTAATTGCAAAGAGAGGTGATAATTTTGGGGTGGGTTTCTTACGGTGAAGGAATTTTGGGTAAGTATTGATTTTGGGTATCTTAAATATAGGATATTTTGTGTAACTGATACCCACTATTTAAGGTATATTTCATTTCCTCTTTTTTTAAGGTTTTGTATAAAACTAGTAAATATAggtatataaaataattaataaggtACCTAAATAAAAGGAGTAAATATATTTCTATtatagtatagctaggtaaaaaACCCGCTAAACTAACCATCTTAAGGCCTATTGAAATGGTGGCCCGGCCCGGCAAAAAGTTGGCTCGTCAAGTGCTGAGACTTGTCTAGGCTCATATCTACATGTCTAATATTTGAAAatcatttatatttttggaatttttacttTCTATTGCAAAGGttaacatcttatttattttaaataaataccatttaaaaaaattatattctatagataccttttaaagtttatagaaaaatatttaattttggttacctcctagccctaTGCCACTAAATACGTTAATcaattacactattttctttctctctctactttgatacgtCCCATTCTCTTCCCCCCGTCCCATTAAAATTTTCGATCTCCTCTTCCTTCCACTGGATTTGTGCAAAGTATGAAAATTTCCCTATATCGTTCAGCAAAAGACAACGCAACATAATTAAGGAAGACAAAAGACCGACTAATTGGAATTACGATAATAGCCTAAGGAGGGAAAGGAATGTTGGAGAAGGGGAAGAGATGTTTGAAAATTGTATATTTCTTGGTGGCGATGTTGGCGTCGTGTTGGTACTATCGGCGCCACTGTTTGTGGCAATAGGGGATGTATTGGTACCAAGTGTGTTGATTTCGAGCTTCTTCTATTTGGGAATTTAGAGTTCTTTTCGACGGAATCAAATCAACTTCATCAATCCTGAGCAATTCCAAGTGTCATGCACGCCACAACTTTATCTTCCGCGATGAAGAAgaacatttcttttaatatatttcaatgtaattTCAATGTATTacgctgtattttcatgtatttcattgtattcattgtctttttttccattgtaattcaatgtatctcgctgtattccatatattttattgtattatctgtctttttttttcattgtattgcaatgtatcccgctgtattctatgtatttcatcgtattcactgtctcgctatatgccatgaatgtattcataagtttttttttaattaatataatttatgtattcagatgtattatataatttctctgaagattgctatgtttttagggtattttttcggttgagaatcttttttataactgaaaatacaaaatttgggtgttataattgagtttgttgagttatattaggagtctattatgttattTGACTCACttccgttttaaaaacagtgtaatcccctatttcacgccgtgaatacagttgaatacaataatttgtccagatgtaatcccatgtttcactctatgaatacaatcgaatacactcgaatacaacaactgattagctggacttccctgattcacgcctatttttactattgtattcatgaatacaatagcttaaatatatCAAATTCAACTTATAgccacataaaaggtatctataatccgtaatatagcaaatgatatctatagatagctaattactactaaaagatagtgctttatgaaaatttccctaTATTTTTCTACCCCCCCTTTACGTACCACGAGCCAAATAGAAAGGAATTATGTTGTTACAAACGTGGGGCAAGCGCATAAATAGCCATTTTCATGAAGGAAATTAGCTAGTAGttattttgtccgaaaattttaaactaaaactTTTTAACTTTGGGACAATTCAGGATATTTTTGTCTCAAAAAGTTGAATtaaaaagactgaaatttaagaAGTATTGGCTAATTCTTAAATAGAAGCCCTTTAAAATTGTTACCCGATGTCATTTCTACTACAAACTGGATGACATTATTTTTGAACGGAGAAATAGAAAAGCATGTTAACGAGGGGAAAAAAAGAATCAGAAATAGCCATATTTAcaactggtaattaaaaaataaccaCAATTTAAAAAGTAATCGAAGTTTAGTCATTTTTCATGTAACGataaaatatgaacaaaaaactcttaaaaattcaaaaatattcccgcataatatgttggagtttaaattttttacatatgtaacatgctggaactttctatGTGCTcgaattccaacataatatgctggaagtttatacgcaaGAACTCCATAATcccgcatattatgctgaaactttatGTATTttagcaaaatagtggttatatTTTAATAACAATGCAAACACTAACTATTTTTAAATTAACGGTCCGAAAAATAGCTATTTTTAGGTTAATGAGGTCAACATTTGGCCTTAATTAGTGGCAGCAGTGTAAATAGCCAAAGCCAGCCAGTCATATTTTTTTGCTGTATTGGCGCCAGTTTCTCCCGCACAAAATTTGGAAACCTTAAAAACCCTATCAACTGTACAATACTACTATAATCAAGAACTGAAGAGGCGAAGTTAGGTCAGCGGAGAATCATCAGAACCTTAAAATTTTGGGCTGCTAATTAATAGGAAGAATGTTTTATTCGCACACATTCTTGGGACGAAAGGGTCCGTTAGGGACAGTATGGTGCGCAGCACACTTGCAAAAGTTGAAGAAGCCT is drawn from Nicotiana tabacum cultivar K326 chromosome 22, ASM71507v2, whole genome shotgun sequence and contains these coding sequences:
- the LOC107804799 gene encoding FT-interacting protein 3-like, producing the protein MSNQNPGQHQNKNQNPGKNQNQNRSQINHHFCPPENEDFNLKETTPILGGGRVTANDRLGTAFDLVEQMHYLFIRVVKAKELPLQKDGNSNPQPFAEVQLGNLKGLTLHFEDRSSPDWNQVLVVLKDRIQSRILQVCLRDKSRISGSDDGLIGRVVFEVNEVPKRVPPDSPLAPQWYWLENSKGKKVKGELMLAVWIGTQADEAFPEALHLDATAVNGDGVANIKSKVYLSPRLWYMRVNVIEAQELQLANNNRQQPEIYARITLGNVALRTKISLSKNVCPTWNEDLMFVAAEPFEDQLVLSVEDKVAPNKDELLGKCVIPLQDVEKRIDFSTPISKWYSLEKDVVSQDGNKKVAKLNSKVHLRLSFDGGYHVLDELTHYSSDLKATSKELWKPSIGVLELGILNAQGLSPMKNRDGRGITDAYCVAKYGQKWIRTRTILNSFNPKWNEQYTWEVFDPCTVITIGVFDNCHLQGADNNDKVSDSKIGKVRIRLSTLETDRVYTHSYPLIVLTPAGVKKMGEIQLAVRFSCSSLLNMLAMYSQPLLPTLHYLHPLTYYQIDNLRHQATQIVATRLSRAEPPLRREVVEYMLDVGSNMWSIRRSKANYVRIAGILTGLIAICKWFNGICTWKNPFATVLVHIIFIQFVCFPRLILSAIFVLLFLIGTWNYRMRPKNPPHMDIKLSQAEIVPWDELDEEFDTFPTSRNIDVVRMRYDRLRSIGSRMQAVAGDLANQGERFYNLLSWKDPRATALFLIFCLIASIVLYVTPFKVVVTLMGFYTMRHPRFREKLPSVPLRFFRRLPAKTDSLL